In a single window of the Aquarana catesbeiana isolate 2022-GZ linkage group LG13, ASM4218655v1, whole genome shotgun sequence genome:
- the LOC141116674 gene encoding protein S100-A13-like: MAAAQTEVERAIVTIVTTFFEHAGEEGKKETLTQGEFNSLVAKELPGLMKDVSLEDKLKELDINQDQELKFNEFWRLIGELAKETKKEIKAKKK; encoded by the exons ATGGCAGCCGCACAGACAGAGGTGGAACGCGCAATCGTCACCATCGTGACCACTTTCTTCGAACACGCCGGCGAGGAGGGCAAGAAGGAGACCCTGACGCAGGGCGAGTTCAACAGTCTGGTGGCCAAAGAGCTTCCAGGTCTAATGAAG GACGTCTCCCTGGAGGACAAGCTGAAGGAGTTGGACATTAATCAGGACCAGGAGCTGAAATTTAACGAGTTCTGGAGACTCATCGGAGAGCTGGCCAAGGAGACCAAGAAAGAGATCAAAGCCAAAAAGAAGTGA